The following are encoded together in the Nocardioides okcheonensis genome:
- a CDS encoding DUF485 domain-containing protein encodes MTQETHDQAARHDPVYDELSARPEFAELRSRYRRFIIPATAAFLAWYGLYVLLSMFAGGFMAAKVVGNINVALVFGLLQFVTTFLIAFLYSRYSNTHLDPLAKQLSDEYYSTRER; translated from the coding sequence GTGACACAGGAAACGCACGACCAGGCCGCGCGCCACGATCCCGTCTACGACGAGCTGTCGGCCCGCCCCGAGTTCGCGGAGCTGCGCTCGCGCTACCGCCGGTTCATCATCCCCGCCACCGCGGCGTTCCTCGCCTGGTACGGGCTCTACGTGCTGCTGTCGATGTTCGCCGGCGGCTTCATGGCCGCGAAGGTCGTCGGCAACATCAACGTCGCACTGGTCTTCGGCCTGCTGCAGTTCGTGACGACGTTCCTCATCGCGTTCCTCTACAGCCGTTACTCCAACACCCACCTCGACCCGCTGGCCAAGCAGCTGTCGGACGAGTACTACTCCACCAGGGAGCGCTGA
- a CDS encoding phosphatase PAP2 family protein → MDDPTSRRTAARTLAVAWVLLTLGVLAVGWLLTHPLESTVDPWDDSVERWIAERRTPGLDLAAAIGSHVADTVVGVGVAVVVALVAWRVQRTRTPLVFYALLVGGTLALYLVVTHLITRDRPPVEILDPGLVPDHSFPSGHVATSVVVYCATALYLSRTVPGAARWAWPLWLVPLVVVPSRLYQGAHHPTDVLTSLVFAPIWVAVVAAVVLPRAEARQPRTARGPAGTGATSSTGS, encoded by the coding sequence GTGGACGACCCGACCTCCCGCCGCACCGCTGCCCGGACCCTGGCCGTCGCCTGGGTGCTGCTGACCCTCGGCGTGCTGGCGGTCGGCTGGCTGCTCACCCACCCGCTCGAGTCCACGGTCGACCCGTGGGACGACTCCGTCGAGCGCTGGATCGCCGAGCGCCGCACGCCGGGCCTCGACCTCGCGGCCGCGATCGGCAGCCACGTGGCCGACACCGTCGTCGGGGTCGGCGTGGCGGTCGTGGTCGCGCTCGTGGCGTGGCGGGTGCAGCGCACGCGGACCCCGCTGGTGTTCTACGCCCTCCTCGTCGGCGGCACGCTGGCGCTCTACCTCGTCGTCACCCACCTGATCACCCGCGACCGCCCGCCGGTGGAGATCCTCGACCCCGGCCTGGTGCCCGACCACAGCTTCCCGTCGGGGCACGTCGCGACCTCGGTCGTCGTCTACTGCGCGACCGCGCTCTACCTCTCCCGGACGGTCCCGGGGGCGGCGCGCTGGGCGTGGCCGCTCTGGCTGGTGCCCCTGGTCGTGGTCCCGTCACGGCTCTACCAAGGCGCCCACCACCCCACCGACGTGCTGACCAGCCTGGTCTTCGCGCCGATCTGGGTGGCGGTGGTCGCGGCGGTGGTGCTGCCCCGCGCCGAGGCGCGTCAGCCCCGGACCGCCCGCGGTCCCGCGGGCACCGGCGCCACCTCGTCGACGGGGTCGTAG